Genomic DNA from Paenibacillus donghaensis:
TAATGCATCAGCGCTGACGGTATCCGCACAGGAAGAGGATGTGCTGATTCTCGCCTGCGAGCCGATGGTGCAGAGCCATGCTCCCTCCGGCGTGGTCTGCAGCCGGGATGGTGGAAGCACCTGGGACGAATGGGACATCACGTCTTTGGGTGCGGTCCGCTGGAAAGGCATCGCCCTCGATTGCGAAGGACAGTGGCTGTTGGGCGTCACCTGCGGCAATGGAGCCTACAAGGCCAAGCTAAGCTCTATTTCAAAATAAGAAAGGATAAGTTTCACTTTATCCTTGATCCTTTATCCTTCTATTTTCGCAGAAACGGATGCCTGAAAGCGATACGCAGTATCGCTGCTTCGGAAGCATATACTTTTCAGAGGACGGAAGCCGTTTCTTCTTATCATTGAAATTAACTGAGGATCGTTGCTGCAGCACAGTTTTCGTTGCTGACGAACCTTGTTGGGTCTAATAGTAAACGCTTACATTTGAAGTGCCGGACGATGGACGCTCCATCGTAATATAACCGGTTCTATCCAAGTGGAGGCATGATTACAGTGTTGGCAAGAATAAGCAAAAGATTATGCTGTTGCTGGTTGACGGTCGTTATGATTGCAGCATCCTTCGGCGGATTATCGGCCCCTGCCCGGGCGGCGGGGGAGAATCAACTGAGCAATCCGGGATTCGAGGCGGGGGATGCAGCTTGGGAGAAATGGGGGAGTCCAGCAATCACCACTGCTGTGAAGCATAGTGGCAGCAAGGCGCTGCAGGTCAACAGAAACAGCGGCGGGGCATCGGAATCAGCAGCCGTACAGGAAGGCAAGACCTACCGCGTGGGCATGTGGGTGAAATTTGCCGCAGCAGTAGCGGGCGGGCATGATGTGGATCTGGATTACTTTGGCACACAGCAAGGGAAGGTCAAGCTTCATTTCACCGGTTCAACCAGCTGGGAGTACCACCAGTTGCTCTACACAGCGCCGCCGGGAGTCCAGCATATCCGAATTTCCTTCTGGAACAGCACCAGCGCGGTGTATTACCTGGATGATGTGGTCATCCGCGAGAACATCGATATTGAACGGCCAACGCCGCCGGGAGCTTGGCAGACCAGCCACAACCCGGATGCGCTGAAGCTGGCGTGGGCGGAATCGACGGACGATATGGGTGTTGAAGCCTACCAGCTCGCTTATAAAAAATCCGGTTCAACCGACTGGAGCACTGTGACCCTTCCGCACCAGACAAGTGTTACCCTGCAGACCTATACCCTGCAGAATCTGGAGCCGTATTCTGTGTATGCGATCATGCTGACCGCCTTGGACGCGGCAGGCAACAAGTCTGACCCGGTCATTGGACTCGAAGCAACGCCGGGCCCGAATCTGGTTGTGAACGGCGGACTGGAGAGCGGGGGGATTGAACCGTGGATGAACGAAGGCACGGTTACCGTGCAGACCACAACGTACGGCCCGTATTCGGGGCAGTATGCTCTGCAACTGCCGGATCAAGCTGTGGCACAAATACAAGGGATAGCTACGGACGGCGGGACATCTTACCTGGTCAGCTATGGGAGTCGATGGGGGCTGGCACCTGCAGGGAACCAGGAGCTGGCTCTAACCTTCGAAGATGGTGTAGCAGAATCTAGACAGGTACTGCAACTGCCGCTTAGCACCGACTGGACACGCTCCGAGCAGATGCTTGTGTCCGACTCGGAGATTACAAGCATAGGGCTTGCGGCCAGCAATCTGTCAGGAACGGATCTGCTGCTGGATGAAGTGTTCATAGGCAGGCTGCCGGCGCTGCCTGCAGAGCTTGCGCCTGCTGCGCCGGCCGGGCTGGCAGTGAACGCAGTCGACGGCGTATCGGCCCAGCTGCAGTGGGAGGCGGCAGTCAGTCTTTTTGGCATCAAGGAATATAGAGTAGCTTACCAGAAGGAGGGTTCCGGTCCATGGGAGCAGGTTACGGTCCCCTATGCACCGGGCGTGTCCATGTACTCCTACAAGCTGGAGGGGCTGTCGCCGGAGAGCAATTATAACCTGACGGTCAAAGCAATAAGCGCAGCGGATTCCTTGTCTCCGGCTAGTGAAATTCAGTTAACAACGATAGACATGCATCCGGTCAATCCGAATGCTTCAGTGGAAGCCTCCGATCTGCTGGACCGGCTGTACACTTCCGTAGGACACACCGTCTATACCGGCCAGCATAACTATTATGAGGAACCTTTGGTCTGGTATGACAAGGCAGCGGAGCTGACGGGGTATTACCCGGCAATCTGGGGATCGGACTTCGCCTATTATACAGGCGGAGATTTCGCCGGGCTGCGCCAGACCATGATTGACACAGCGATTGATGCAAGCGGGCAAGGGGCGATGATCACATTGACCTATCATCAGCCACGCCCGATGGATGCGCCAACCGCCGGTTGGGAAAGTGTGACCGGCAATGTTACCGAAGCGGAGATGACCGAGATCGTTACACCGGGAACCGTGCTCTATAACCAGTGGGCGGCCCAGATCGATGAAGTTGCAGGTTACCTGGCCCAGCTGGAGGCTGAGGACATTCCGGTGTTATGGCGCCCGTATCATGAGATGAATGCGGAATTCTTCTGGTGGGGGGCAAGGCCTGAGCTGTTCCGGCAGCTATGGTACAACATGTACGACCGGCTGACGAACCAACACGGGCTGGACAATCTGATCTGGGTATGGAGCCCCAACGCCGAAAGCTCCTGGGCTTATGACTCCACGCCTTATTATCCCGGCCACACTTCTGTGGATGTGCTGGCTATGGATATCTACAATAATGATTACAGGGATACCTATTACAACAAGCTGGTGAAGCTGAGCGGCGGAAGACCGATTGCCGTCGGGGAGAATGGGGAGCTGCCAGATCTGGATATGTTCGCGGCGAAGCAGCAGCGTTACGTCTATTTCATGACCTGGTCGCA
This window encodes:
- a CDS encoding glycosyl hydrolase produces the protein MLARISKRLCCCWLTVVMIAASFGGLSAPARAAGENQLSNPGFEAGDAAWEKWGSPAITTAVKHSGSKALQVNRNSGGASESAAVQEGKTYRVGMWVKFAAAVAGGHDVDLDYFGTQQGKVKLHFTGSTSWEYHQLLYTAPPGVQHIRISFWNSTSAVYYLDDVVIRENIDIERPTPPGAWQTSHNPDALKLAWAESTDDMGVEAYQLAYKKSGSTDWSTVTLPHQTSVTLQTYTLQNLEPYSVYAIMLTALDAAGNKSDPVIGLEATPGPNLVVNGGLESGGIEPWMNEGTVTVQTTTYGPYSGQYALQLPDQAVAQIQGIATDGGTSYLVSYGSRWGLAPAGNQELALTFEDGVAESRQVLQLPLSTDWTRSEQMLVSDSEITSIGLAASNLSGTDLLLDEVFIGRLPALPAELAPAAPAGLAVNAVDGVSAQLQWEAAVSLFGIKEYRVAYQKEGSGPWEQVTVPYAPGVSMYSYKLEGLSPESNYNLTVKAISAADSLSPASEIQLTTIDMHPVNPNASVEASDLLDRLYTSVGHTVYTGQHNYYEEPLVWYDKAAELTGYYPAIWGSDFAYYTGGDFAGLRQTMIDTAIDASGQGAMITLTYHQPRPMDAPTAGWESVTGNVTEAEMTEIVTPGTVLYNQWAAQIDEVAGYLAQLEAEDIPVLWRPYHEMNAEFFWWGARPELFRQLWYNMYDRLTNQHGLDNLIWVWSPNAESSWAYDSTPYYPGHTSVDVLAMDIYNNDYRDTYYNKLVKLSGGRPIAVGENGELPDLDMFAAKQQRYVYFMTWSQYLTDKNSISSIQGVYSHPRAGNNGETGNGPFVPPPAERYSIDDFEQYGGSNSSLRSKWQRNTSGNAASVTLDVYEKNSGSYGLKLDYTIGNPGYAGLYRSLGKEWPGMEAIEFWLKPDGSNRQLAVQFHETNGEVWEAGLRLQGTAPVLVRLPFTSFQRPGWSTGGNGLIDLGSIREFAFYVAQGNGAVGSGTLYIDDVSAVKLPVPDEE